The sequence CAGACTCTCTGTTTACATTCCCTTCCCTGTCCTTTCTAAGACTTGGCTCAATGCCCCAAGTTTTCCCAGCCAAGGACCCAATCCTATCTGAGGCTGCCCTCCGCTGGGGATGCTCCTATCCAAGCAGGAACTTGACCCCAATCCCTCTACATCTGAAGACTCAAATGCCACTGGACTGTCTCCATAGCACCCTGAAACCTCCAATCACCCTCCCACTCTACAGATGGGCAAACAGAGGCCCAGTGGATGCTCAGTGTGGTTGTGTCCTTGCCACCACATTGCCCAGTGCTGTCTCCAGTGAGAGCTCTTGAAACTGCCATGCAGACAAGTTTTTAGAAGAGACAGCTGGAAGGACAGGCTTGCAGAAACAAGAGCCCAAGTCCACCTATCTACTTCCCAGCTctgtaactttgggcaagttacttgacctTGACGAGCCTCATTTTGCTCGCCAAGAAAGTTGGACGACTGCTGTCCACCTCACAGACCTACCATGGCCTTGGGCATCTTGTTGAGGGGAGAGCCGATGGCAGACTGATGGGCCCAGGCTCCTGGGACATAAGCTTGTTATGCCCTACATTGTGGGAGCAGCTTAGAGGAGCTCCCTCTGACCTTTCTCCCTGCCAGGGCATCGCCCCTGAGGGTGGCACTGACCCAGATGGCGGCCTTGACCTGGAGGAGTTTATCCTCTACCTGCAGGAGCGGGAACAGCGCCTTCTACTTCtgttccacagtctggaccggAATCAAGATGGTAAGGCCCAGGGATGGGGCTGTGGGGCCCTTGGAGACCCCAATGGGGTTAGAACTGGCAGTGCCAGGAGGAAGCGGGGAGGGCCGCTTCTCCGTGATGACTCACAGGCTATTTCGGGAGCTCTCCTCACCCTCAGCTAGGTGGTTCTGGGCCCAGCTGGCCTATCCCACCTCCTTTTCCTAACGGGGTGGGACCCTATTATTTATAAGTCTTATTATTTGTGGCGCAAAGATTCCCCTCCCCACATTGCTCCTGGATTCCCTGTGAGACAGAGCCACCCCCATCGCATTTTCTGGATGTCCAATGTGGCCTCAACTCCCTGTGGCATGGGGACCCCAATAATTACCCCTGGACTTaatccttcattcattcagcaaatgcaaGTCCCTCTCAATATGAACCAATTCCACCTCTCTGATCCCAGTGGGTCAAGGGCCCCTCCCCACAACCCTGCCACACACTTCACCTTGGGTTTCTGTGTGCCCTGGTCTTGTTAGACATCCCCAGTCCAAGCTATTCTGGTCCTCTGACTCGAGGTCCCCTCCTCGGGTCCCCTCCCCAGGTCAGATTGACGTCTCTGAGATCCAACAGAGTTTCCGAGCCCTGGGCATTTCCATTTCGCTGGAACAGGCAGAGAAAATCCTGCACAGGTGAGTAGCTGGGTCCACAATCCCAGGTAACTCAGATCTCCAAGACCCCCTTAGCCACCTCAAGCCTCTGAACCCTGGACGCAATCCCAGGGAGGGAGTGGAGCTGAGATCTTGGGCCATTTGCTTTCCCGCTCGTAGCCTCAGTGTgcccctctgtaaaatggggggccTTGCAGTGCCAAGGAGCTCTGTCTCCTCCCCAAACCAACTAGAATCTCTCACCTCCCTCAACTCACCTCCCTGCCCCAGGCACTGATTCTGTCCCAcctgtgcccctccccccaccagcaTGGACCGTGATGGCACCATGACCATTGACTGGCAGGAGTGGCGTGACCACTTCCTGTTGCATTCGCTGGAGAACGTGGAAGATGTGCTGTATTTCTGGAAGCATTCCACGGTGAGGTGGGGGTGACGATCCCAGCCTGATGGTTGGGACCTCTCTTCCCCATGGCATAGGGGCAGGAGCTGGATCAGCACTCTAGTGGGAGGAGCCACTGGGAGCAGCCTGAGTGTGAGGTTCTGCTCTCCGCTTCCTTCATCTGGGGCTCTGGGACTGATGGGAGCTGATGGGAGCCCTTTAGACTTACTGCAGGGCTTTGGGGAGGTAGGCAAGGGAGGGCTCACCAGATGGGGCCTCTGGTCTCCCACCCTCTACCCACGCAGCTCTCCTTCTGCTGGTTTCTAGTTCTGCCCAATAAAGAATTCTGCTGCTGAAAAGACAAGTTAGGAAGCCACTGTTTTTGGAGGGTCTGATGAGATCCATTAGAAATTGAGGGAAGAAGTGCTCTGGATTGTCATTTCTGGGGAGGGAATCCCTGAGTGATGCTTCTGATAGGATCTGATGGCACCTGGAGGGGATCCATCCTTGGGATCTGCTGAGAATCTCTTGAGAGATCCAGAGATTCCCACCCTGGGAGACCTATGAGGGTCTTGGTTAAGAAGTCCACAAGTGAAGATGCTAGAAGACAGATGATCTCTGTGGGAGAGACCCCTGGGGATCAGGGGGAGACCCCAGGAGAGAGCCACTGGGCTCCTGATATGGGGAGCCCCTGGTAGGATCTTGTGTGGCCCTGGAGGAATCTTCTGGAATCCTTATGTGAGAGACCCTTGGGTGGAATCCTGCCTAGGGATTTCATTAGCCCTGGAGGGATCTTTATGGAGCAGAGGCTTGAATAGGAGGCTTTGATGGGATTTGGTGGAGGTCCCCAGGAAGGACATTACCTCTCATGGAGACTGCGGGGCTAGGTCGGGTAGGGATCCGAGAGAGATCTCTTGGATTGGTGGACTCTCTGGGTATCCTGGAATTCATGGCGGAGACACCCCAGTTTAGAGCAGAGTCACCTCTCCCCAGCCTCAGTGGGTCATGACACCCCCAGCCTCTGCATCCCCAGGTCCTGGACATTGGCGAGTGCCTCACTGTCCCAGATGAGTTCTCGGAGCAGGAGAAACTGACTGGCATGTGGTGGAAGCAGCTGGTGGCGGGCGCAGTGGCGGGGGCTGTGTCCCGGACAGGCACAGCCCCTCTGGACCGCCTCAAGGTCTTCATGCAGGTGAGAGGCCCCTGAGAGACCCACCCCCTCCTTTCCCAGGCCTGGACCTCTGGAAGGGACCCCAAAGCCACCTGTCTCCCCCCACCCAGGTCCACGCCTCCAAGACCAACCGGCTGAACATCCTGGGGGGCCTTTGGAGCATGATCCAAGAGGGGGGCGTGCGCTCCCTGTGGCGTGGCAACGGGATTAATGTGCTCAAGATTGCACCTGAGTCGGCAATCAAGTTCATGGCCTATGAGCAGGTGGGGGCAGGTGTGGGGAGGCATGGACTGTAGACATGGGGTCTGCAGGATTGGCCTGGGAGTGGGGGAATGTCTGCGGGTCCCTGGGAGTGGGCATCTGCTCCCCTACGGGTCGCCCCCAGCAGGGCAGCAGAGGGGAAGTTCAAGCCCACGGAAGGCTAAGCCCTGAGGTCCCGCCACCTCTGTGTCTCCTCAGATCAAGCGGGCCATCCGGGGGCAACAGGAGACGCTGCATGTGCAGGAGCGCTTTGTGGCTGGCTCCCTGGCTGGCGCCACAGCCCAGACCATCATCTACCCCATGGAGGTGAGGAGCAGCCCTGGCAGAGACCTCGTGGCACTGTGGGAGGTCTGCAATCACCATTTCACTCCAAGGTGTGAAGTGGGATGATCCACTTCACGTTGATCCACTAAGCAATGGGTGATCACTTTGTCTCTTCCTGATTCAGACTCATTACAGCAGTGCTGTTTCTTGTGTAGCTGGTCTGGGCATCACAGATTGACATGTGATTTCTGGGGACAGTAGTGGTTTGttggtttgttgttcagtcgctcagctcagtcatatctgactctgcgaccccgtgcactgaagcacaccaggcttccctgtccttcactatctccagtttgctcaaactcatgtccattgagtcaatgatgccatccaaccatctcatgctctggaTGAGAagggcccccttctcctcctgccctcagtcattcccagcatcagggtcttttccagtgagtcaattcttcacatcaggtggccaaagtactggagcttcagcatcagtccttgcaatgaataatcagggttgatttcctccaggattggctggtttgatcagTGTTGGTTTAACTGTTTAAATAACAGTTGCGGGGGCCAGCCATTGATGGATATGCCTCTTCTAAGGATCCTGGTTTCCAGGATGCTTGTCCCCAAGGGAATCATTTCCAAGTGAAACCGTTTTTGGAGAAATCATTTCAAGTTTCAGGTTGTACCAGGCATCAGTTAGGATTGAGTGATAGAAAACCTAAATCACATAAATGAAGTCCAGAGGTGAGCAGTCCAGGGATGGTATAGTGGCTTCAGAATGTTGGAGAACAAGACTCTATCTTGTTCTACCACCTCAGCATGTGGCACCCTCCTTATGGACCAAAATGGCTGCTTGTGCTCCAGTTACAACATCCACATTCCAgccaagaaggaaaaacaaaggaaggcACAGCTCCCTGACCTTAAGGATGCTTTCTGACAGCCTTGTATCCTTCTTCACCTTCATCGGCTAGGACTCAGTCACATGGCCACACACCTAGGGAAGCTGAGAAATGTAGTCTATATTTCTAGAGGCTGTGTGCTTGCTGAAAATAACAGATTCTATTGCTAAGGGTGAAGATAACAAGATATTGGGAGACGGTTAGCAGTGGGTGCCACATGCAACCTTAACAGTTTGTCGGTATAGAgtttggaggcagaagatagattCTAGAGCAAGTGATTCTTTTAATTCAGTTATTCTCAGGGTGTCTCCACCCAGCTGTCTTCATTCCTGGATGTTGTGATTCCAAAGGCAGCTTTTCCAGGGATAATCAGGTTCTCCCCAGGTGCTGAAGACACGGCTGACCCTTCGCCGGACGGGCCAGTACAAGGGGCTGCTGGACTGTGCGTGGCAGATCCTGGAGAGAGAAGGGCCCCGTGCCTTCTACCGTGGCTACCTGCCCAACGTTCTGGGTATCATCCCCTATGCGGGCATCGACCTGGCCGTCTATGAGGTCTGTGGCACTCCCTTCTCTGGGGTCTACTCTCCCTGGGGTCTGAATCAGTTGACCTCCATAGCTACAGGTGGAGAAGCAAAGCACCATGGGCCATGGGATCCTGGGGAACCTTTCCAGGCATTGCATCCCCACCCCTTGCGACTCTTCCACTTCCTACCACAAGAACCTTCCATCTGTAGTTTGGTCTTCCCAGGTCTCAGGACACGTGAAAGTTGGGGACCACTCCAGCTCAGAAAATCAAGGGAGCAGGCAAAGATGAACTTCAAAGATGCCCATCTCCTCCCTTCAAACACGCCTCTACCTCCAAGCTAATGTTATCTTTAAGGCCTGCCCATTTCAGTGTCCATCGTCATGATAAAATCCACACCCCATGGTCAGCATCTTGGGACATTTATCAGGAAAGGAAGGAGCTGGGAGTTTTTGCCGTTTCTCTTCCAGGGGCCTCATCCATTGCTTCTCCCTTCTCCTGGCAGGATCACCAGGTTCTCCCAATTACCACAGAAGTCCCCAGGCATCCCTGCCCCAATGTTTGTATCCAGCCCAGCTCCCTGGGTGGGCAACCTGTCCAGTTGCCAACTCAAAAGGGCCCTGGGCTTGGCTGAATGCTTTGCTGTTGCCATcttgaatttgttttctttttctttctttctttctttttggctgcactgggtcttcattgctgcactcaggccttctctagctgtggcatgccagggctactgtctagttgcggCGCACAagtttctcactgcggtggcttctcttgttgcagagcgcaggctctagggtgcgtgggTTTCGGGGGTTATGGCACTTGGGCTCTAGATCTCAggatcagtagctgtggctcacgggcttagttgccctgtgacatgtgggatcttcccggaccagggatcaaactcatgtcctttgcactggcaggtgggttcttaacctctggaccaccaggaaagtcccatcttAAAATTTTCAGTAATCTTTGAACAGGGGACCtcccttatttttatttcccactGGGTCCCACAAATGACATAGCTGGTCCTGATCTGAGATCCCCCATACATGCCAACCCTACCTGCCCTGCCAGCACCCAGCGTCTACATAGCCAAATGAGATAAAGCTTCATTCATTCGCTCATTCGTTTGTTGGTTTAGCAACTGTTTCCTAAGCATCCAtcagtgcctggcactgtgctggcTGCTGCATccaaggttgttgttcagttgccaaatcgactctctgtgaccccatggactgcagcacaccaagcttccctgtccttcactatctccctgagtttgctcaaactcacgtccattgagtcagtgataccatccaaccatctcatcctctgtcacccccttctcctcttgccctccatctttcccagcatcagggtcttttccagtgaatcagctctttgcatcaggtggccaaagtatgggagcttcagcatcagtccttccaatgcatgcATTCAAAGAGTACAACATAATTCTTGTGCTCCTGGGATGCCCCTCCAGTGAACAAAGAAGGCAGTAAACCAGCAAATAAATAGTTTCAGATCGTGGAAAGTTCTCAGAAGACAACAAAGAGAATGTGTAATCAAAAGTAGCTGTGGGCAGGAGTGGGGCATTGCTGGGAGTGCCTCTGAGAGGTGGTGATGGAGTGATGTGCTGAATATATATCAAAAGAGAGTGTGAACAAAGCAGAGGGCACAGCCAATGCCAAGGGCCAGACACAGGAATGAATTTGGTCTCTTGAAGAAGTGAAagtctcttttttttctattacagCTTATTACAATATAtagaatgtagttccctgtgctatacagtagaaccgtgttgtttattttatatactgtagTTTGtatctatgggacttccctgtagctcagatggtaaagaatctgcctgcagtgcaggagacctgtgtccgatccctggatcaggaagatcccttggagaaggaaatggcaactcgctccggAATTCTCTTgcggagaattccacagacagaggagcctggtgggctacagtccatggggtcgcaaaaagtcagaaacgactgagctactgacacacacagtttgtatctgctaatcccagactccaaaaTTATCCCTCCCccttcacttttcccttttggCAACCGtaagttttttctgcatctggaGCCTTGTTTCTGTttcgtagataagttcatttgtatagtattttagactccacatacaagtgatatcatatgctatctgcctttccctgtctgacttacttcacttagtaggatcatctctaggtccatccctgttgctggaaatggcattatttcatccttttttatggctatTAGTCCATTGTACCATCTTACATGGTACTTATTTAAGTAAGTACTTATATGgtcagtggacatttaagttgttgcCCTGTCTCAACTATTGTGAATAgtggtacatgtatcttttcaaattatagttttgtccagatatatgcccaggagtgggattgctgcatcaaatggcagctctatttttttaaggaacctccatactgtatttcacagtagctgtaccaatttatattccctccaaaagtgtaggagggttcccttttctcgacaccctctccagcatttactatttgtagactCTTTAATGATGGCcagtctgaccagtgtgaggtgatacctcactgtagttttgatttacatttctccaataattagcaacattgagcatcttttcacattctCATGGGCCATctaaatgtcttctttggagaaatgtctttttaggtcttctgcccattttttgattagattTGTTGGTTGTTTTGCTGTTGAAGAGTGGAAGTCCTAAGTGGCCGGACGGAGCTGACATAGCAAGGACTCAAAGATCACGAGTTTGGGTTTCTCCCAAAGGTGATAGGAAGCCATTAAGACTCCTGAGCAGAAATAAGACACAAccttatttcattcattcttcaccCTAAAAGGGATTTCAGAGGTCTAAGTAGTTTGAGAAGCCCTCTTGACATTTCAAGATTTTAATTAGTCTCTTAAAGACTCTAAGAAGTCCTGCAGAAACACGATTTACTCTTTTTTAAGTACAGTGTTGGCCATACTTATCCAAGTATCAAAACCTCTTTTTAACATGACTGTTCTTAAAAACTCATTAAACACCTAGTTGGCTAATGCAGCTCTAGCCCCAAAGTCAGTATAGTAAACACTTCTAATTTGCCCCTTCCACACCCAGACCAGACATCACCAATCCATTACCACACTTGAGTCTCTCTCAGCACAGTTCTGGGAAGCCATTAGCAATGGATTAAGATTGACTCAGGAAATGCAACCGATGAGCCTTTCCAGTCCCAAGGTCAGAAAAAAGatcctggactttttttttttttccgaggcCTCACAGAAGGCTTCGGAAGGGATTGGCCAAGAGCATAGCTCTGGACTTGGAGGTGACTCTGAATGCTGTCACCTTTATcttgtggctttgggcaagtaacttcccttgagcctcagtttctcatcagtgaaatggggatagtaattgttatttagtcatatcagtcatgtctgactccttgcaactctacggtctgtagcctgccaggttctctgtccatggaattttccaggcaagaatattggagtggattgccatttcctcttccagggggccttcccgacccagggatcaaacccacgtttcctgattggcagggggattctttactgagccaccagagaaacccataaaatagatctgctgctgctgctaagtcgcttcagtcgtgtccgactctgtgcgaccccagagacggcagcccaccaggctcccccgtccctgggattctctaggcaagaacactagagtgggttgccatttccttctccaatgcatgaaagtgaaagtgaagtcgctcagtcgtgtccgattcttagcgaccccacggactgcagcccaccaggcttctctgtccatgggattttccaggcaagagtactggagtggggtgccattgacttctccattAAAATAGGTCTaattgggctaaaatcaaggtgtcggcAAGGCTTCTTTCCTTTAGGAGGCTCtaggagaatccatttccttagATTTTCCAGTTTCTGATGGCCCACGTTCATTGGCTCGTGGCCCCCTTCTCCATCTTTAAGGTCAGCAACATAGCCTCTTCCCCCACCTCATGTCTCTCCCGTGTCTGTTTCTGTCATcacatctccttctctgacttttaGAAGGCGACATGTGATGACATCAGGCCCACTTGAAAGCTCTAGCATAATCTCCCACCTCCGGATCTTTAACTTGATCCTatttgcaaagtcccttttgccaagGAAGGTATCCTATTcacagattccagggattagggcAGGAACAATAGGGGGGCCATTATTCCACATACCAGAGAGGGTCTGTGTGAGTGCGcacagttgcatctgactcttggcaatcccatggactgtagcccaccaggctcctctgccatgggattttccagtcaagagtactggaatgggtagccattcccttctccccagaatcttccccacccagggatcaaactcaagtctccaatattgcaggcaaatcctttaccatctgagtcatcagggaagcccagaaagagtctaggtgaggtttttttttgtttgttttttggccccaTGGTGcagcaggcatgtgggatcttagttccccgactagggatggaatccaggcccCCTACATTAGAAGTGCTcaatcttaaccaccagaccaccagggaagtcccctttagGTGAGGTCTAAGCAAAAGCCCGCTTGGCTAAGACCAACTATCACAGAATACAGAAGCCAGCCAGCAGGGTCCTGGTGTCACCTAGCTCCAACccaccctccttccttctccacccCTCCCAGACCCTGAAGAACCAGTGGCTCCAGCAGTATAGCCACGACTCAGCTGACCCGGGCATCCTCGTCCTCCTGGCCTGTGGCACCATCTCCAGCACGTGCGGCCAGATAGCCAGCTACCCACTGGCCCTGGTCCGGACCCGCATGCAGGCCCAAGGTGAggcctgggtgggacaaggagaCAGGGAAGGTCTCACAACTCGGGCccatctccccatcccccagCTCTTCCTCCTGAGAAGGCAGAGTCCCAGGCTGGGATCCTCCTGGAATTTGGATTGGCCTTGACTCAAGCCCTGacttttctctgggcctcagtttaccctTTTGTGACACTGGAATGGGAGCCCTTTATCCTAAGCAGGAGGACAGACACAGTCAGTACTGGGTGAGCATCCCAGCGATCTCAGTTGGGAGGCAAGCTTTCTGGGCTGGTTCTCTGAGTTCTAATTTGCAAGGCTGGGTTATAGCCAGACCAGGGAGCAACAGGGCCAGGCTACAGGCTACAGTTGTTCTATTGTGTTTCTCTGGATTGGTTTTtgaggttatttttcttttttctcccccccTACTatccctcaattttttttttttttttgagaatttctaTGGGGATTTTAGCATTTGTGTGTTGGGATTTTTGCCAGGGGTTATCTACACGTAACACATATATAGTCTCCCAACCCTCAAAGGGCTTCCAGGCTGGAGAGGAAGGTGCTGAATAAATCATCCCAAAATTAAGTATGGATTTAGGGTTGAAtgaaggggaggggaaaaaagccaGACTCAGACTTGGGGCACCAAGGAGGGCTCccctgaagagctggtttgggaTGGAGAATGGAAGGATGAGTCAGAGTTTAGCtgagagaaggaagggatggagctcCAGGAAGAGGACACTTCTgtgccctctcccacctccccctccacaCATACCTGCTCTGCTTCTCATCATCCCCAAATGGGGCCCTCCAGATTGGGGTGAAAAGTTGAGCAGCCAAGTCCAAGGCCAGTAGAAGCCCCAACGTGGAGTAGTAGGTTCCACTGTTAGTCCCTCTTGCTGCAATGACCACCTGGCCCAGccctggtgggggtggtggggaaagAGGGGGAAATGAGAGGAGGACCTCTGGCCTTACctgacctccccacccctccccagcctccattGAGGGAGCCCCCCAGCTCTCCATGCTGGGTCTCCTCCGTCACATCTTATCCCAGGAGGGCGTGCGGGGCCTCTACCGGGGCATTGCCCCCAACTTCATGAAGGTTATCCCTGCTGTGAGCATCTCCTATGTGGTCTACGAGAACATGAAGCAGGCCCTGGGGGTCACGTCCAGGTGAGGGACCCAGAACCTACCCCTGCACCCCCAGATCCCTCACCTCAATCATGATGTCCCCCCACACCTGGGCCACTGGAGACCGACAAGACAGCCAGTGGATCCCAGGTCCTCCCCCCACCCTACCATTCAAACCACAGGATCCCCATACTCCAGCCACTGGATCCCACGTTTCCCTGTCCCCTCACCCCCGTACTGAGTGCTGGACCTccatgtcttaaccactggatcccccACAAGCCAGCTAATGGATCCTGACACCCCAACCACAGCAGCACCTACCCAGTATCTAACTGCCCCCCCCACCAGCTGCCTCAGGCACCGGATCCAGTGTCCTCAGGCAGTGCTGGATCCTAGATCCCCAGCCCTAGACTGGCGGATCCTAGATCCTCTGCTTCAAGTCCTGGATCTCCAAGCTCAACCACTGGACTCTGGATCTCAAGAAACCTCAGCCACGGTATCCTGACAATGCGAGGCCTAGATCCTGGGACCCCATCCACTGGATCCTGAATCTTCTCCCTCTAACCACTGGATTCCTGAATCCCTTTACCTCAACACAGGGTCCCAGATCCTGCTGCTTCAGCTCCCCAATTCCCACATTTCAAGCATCATTCCCTCAACAGCCCCAACCATGGACTCCAGATTCCCAAGCCCTCATCTGCCAGATCCTCACTCCTCAAACCACATTCTCGAGAACCCGATGGCAGAGGAGCGGTTCCAGGTGACTACAACTGTAGGACCCCagatctctgcattgcaggcactggACATTGAAACTTCACCCATAAGAGGCGGACCCTGCCACCTCTAGGCACTGGGTGCCAACCCCTTAACCCCTGATCTCTGACCTGAACCCTCCCAGGCACTGGACCTTGAAAACCCAGAGCCCCCAG is a genomic window of Ovis canadensis isolate MfBH-ARS-UI-01 breed Bighorn chromosome 5, ARS-UI_OviCan_v2, whole genome shotgun sequence containing:
- the SLC25A23 gene encoding mitochondrial adenyl nucleotide antiporter SLC25A23 isoform X3; translation: MRGGPGEAERRQRWGRLFEELDSNKDGRVDIRELRQGLARLGGGDPDRGAQQGIAPEGGTDPDGGLDLEEFILYLQEREQRLLLLFHSLDRNQDGQIDVSEIQQSFRALGISISLEQAEKILHSMDRDGTMTIDWQEWRDHFLLHSLENVEDVLYFWKHSTVLDIGECLTVPDEFSEQEKLTGMWWKQLVAGAVAGAVSRTGTAPLDRLKVFMQVHASKTNRLNILGGLWSMIQEGGVRSLWRGNGINVLKIAPESAIKFMAYEQIKRAIRGQQETLHVQERFVAGSLAGATAQTIIYPMEVLKTRLTLRRTGQYKGLLDCAWQILEREGPRAFYRGYLPNVLGIIPYAGIDLAVYETLKNQWLQQYSHDSADPGILVLLACGTISSTCGQIASYPLALVRTRMQAQASIEGAPQLSMLGLLRHILSQEGVRGLYRGIAPNFMKVIPAVSISYVVYENMKQALGVTSRSPALDWRILDPLLQVLDLQAQPLDSGSQETSATVS
- the SLC25A23 gene encoding mitochondrial adenyl nucleotide antiporter SLC25A23 isoform X1 produces the protein MRGGPGEAERRQRWGRLFEELDSNKDGRVDIRELRQGLARLGGGDPDRGAQQGIAPEGGTDPDGGLDLEEFILYLQEREQRLLLLFHSLDRNQDGQIDVSEIQQSFRALGISISLEQAEKILHSMDRDGTMTIDWQEWRDHFLLHSLENVEDVLYFWKHSTVLDIGECLTVPDEFSEQEKLTGMWWKQLVAGAVAGAVSRTGTAPLDRLKVFMQVHASKTNRLNILGGLWSMIQEGGVRSLWRGNGINVLKIAPESAIKFMAYEQIKRAIRGQQETLHVQERFVAGSLAGATAQTIIYPMEVLKTRLTLRRTGQYKGLLDCAWQILEREGPRAFYRGYLPNVLGIIPYAGIDLAVYETLKNQWLQQYSHDSADPGILVLLACGTISSTCGQIASYPLALVRTRMQAQASIEGAPQLSMLGLLRHILSQEGVRGLYRGIAPNFMKVIPAVSISYVVYENMKQALGVTSSCLRHRIQCPQAVLDPRSPALDWRILDPLLQVLDLQAQPLDSGSQETSATVS
- the SLC25A23 gene encoding mitochondrial adenyl nucleotide antiporter SLC25A23 isoform X2 is translated as MRGGPGEAERRQRWGRLFEELDSNKDGRVDIRELRQGLARLGGGDPDRGAQQGIAPEGGTDPDGGLDLEEFILYLQEREQRLLLLFHSLDRNQDGQIDVSEIQQSFRALGISISLEQAEKILHSMDRDGTMTIDWQEWRDHFLLHSLENVEDVLYFWKHSTVLDIGECLTVPDEFSEQEKLTGMWWKQLVAGAVAGAVSRTGTAPLDRLKVFMQVHASKTNRLNILGGLWSMIQEGGVRSLWRGNGINVLKIAPESAIKFMAYEQIKRAIRGQQETLHVQERFVAGSLAGATAQTIIYPMEVLKTRLTLRRTGQYKGLLDCAWQILEREGPRAFYRGYLPNVLGIIPYAGIDLAVYETLKNQWLQQYSHDSADPGILVLLACGTISSTCGQIASYPLALVRTRMQAQASIEGAPQLSMLGLLRHILSQEGVRGLYRGIAPNFMKVIPAVSISYVVYENMKQALGVTSSPNHGLQIPKPSSARSSLLKPHSREPDGRGAVPGDYNCRTPDLCIAGTGH
- the SLC25A23 gene encoding mitochondrial adenyl nucleotide antiporter SLC25A23 isoform X4, yielding MRGGPGEAERRQRWGRLFEELDSNKDGRVDIRELRQGLARLGGGDPDRGAQQEREQRLLLLFHSLDRNQDGQIDVSEIQQSFRALGISISLEQAEKILHSMDRDGTMTIDWQEWRDHFLLHSLENVEDVLYFWKHSTVLDIGECLTVPDEFSEQEKLTGMWWKQLVAGAVAGAVSRTGTAPLDRLKVFMQVHASKTNRLNILGGLWSMIQEGGVRSLWRGNGINVLKIAPESAIKFMAYEQIKRAIRGQQETLHVQERFVAGSLAGATAQTIIYPMEVLKTRLTLRRTGQYKGLLDCAWQILEREGPRAFYRGYLPNVLGIIPYAGIDLAVYETLKNQWLQQYSHDSADPGILVLLACGTISSTCGQIASYPLALVRTRMQAQASIEGAPQLSMLGLLRHILSQEGVRGLYRGIAPNFMKVIPAVSISYVVYENMKQALGVTSSCLRHRIQCPQAVLDPRSPALDWRILDPLLQVLDLQAQPLDSGSQETSATVS
- the SLC25A23 gene encoding mitochondrial adenyl nucleotide antiporter SLC25A23 isoform X6 gives rise to the protein MRGGPGEAERRQRWGRLFEELDSNKDGRVDIRELRQGLARLGGGDPDRGAQQEREQRLLLLFHSLDRNQDGQIDVSEIQQSFRALGISISLEQAEKILHSMDRDGTMTIDWQEWRDHFLLHSLENVEDVLYFWKHSTVLDIGECLTVPDEFSEQEKLTGMWWKQLVAGAVAGAVSRTGTAPLDRLKVFMQVHASKTNRLNILGGLWSMIQEGGVRSLWRGNGINVLKIAPESAIKFMAYEQIKRAIRGQQETLHVQERFVAGSLAGATAQTIIYPMEVLKTRLTLRRTGQYKGLLDCAWQILEREGPRAFYRGYLPNVLGIIPYAGIDLAVYETLKNQWLQQYSHDSADPGILVLLACGTISSTCGQIASYPLALVRTRMQAQASIEGAPQLSMLGLLRHILSQEGVRGLYRGIAPNFMKVIPAVSISYVVYENMKQALGVTSRSPALDWRILDPLLQVLDLQAQPLDSGSQETSATVS
- the SLC25A23 gene encoding mitochondrial adenyl nucleotide antiporter SLC25A23 isoform X5; this translates as MRGGPGEAERRQRWGRLFEELDSNKDGRVDIRELRQGLARLGGGDPDRGAQQEREQRLLLLFHSLDRNQDGQIDVSEIQQSFRALGISISLEQAEKILHSMDRDGTMTIDWQEWRDHFLLHSLENVEDVLYFWKHSTVLDIGECLTVPDEFSEQEKLTGMWWKQLVAGAVAGAVSRTGTAPLDRLKVFMQVHASKTNRLNILGGLWSMIQEGGVRSLWRGNGINVLKIAPESAIKFMAYEQIKRAIRGQQETLHVQERFVAGSLAGATAQTIIYPMEVLKTRLTLRRTGQYKGLLDCAWQILEREGPRAFYRGYLPNVLGIIPYAGIDLAVYETLKNQWLQQYSHDSADPGILVLLACGTISSTCGQIASYPLALVRTRMQAQASIEGAPQLSMLGLLRHILSQEGVRGLYRGIAPNFMKVIPAVSISYVVYENMKQALGVTSSPNHGLQIPKPSSARSSLLKPHSREPDGRGAVPGDYNCRTPDLCIAGTGH